One window of the Granulicella arctica genome contains the following:
- a CDS encoding thiamine phosphate synthase, which translates to MFLRYAITDRSQTSHNGQNDHSFEESDSGLARQSTYLAGAGVDFLQIREKDLGAAAIAALARRLLETLQGSSTRLLINSRADIAVAVAAHGVHLTSSSDELSADQVRGIYAKASLPVPVVTLSCHTLDDVATHRSDGLTAILFGPIFEKVLAGDARLEGIGLERLRQACEAAAPVPVLALGGITTETIADCIAAGAAGVAGIRLFQYG; encoded by the coding sequence ATGTTCCTGCGGTACGCCATCACAGATCGCTCTCAGACTTCCCATAATGGGCAAAATGACCACTCGTTTGAGGAAAGTGATTCAGGACTCGCCCGCCAGTCCACCTACCTGGCCGGGGCAGGCGTGGACTTTCTACAAATCCGCGAAAAGGATCTTGGGGCTGCCGCGATCGCCGCCCTGGCCCGTCGGCTACTGGAAACCCTGCAGGGCTCTTCGACCAGACTGCTTATCAATAGCCGCGCTGACATCGCGGTGGCGGTAGCAGCGCACGGTGTTCATCTGACATCGTCGTCAGACGAACTCTCAGCCGATCAAGTTCGGGGAATCTATGCCAAGGCGAGTCTGCCTGTTCCGGTTGTGACGCTCTCCTGCCACACTCTTGATGACGTGGCAACTCATCGCTCTGATGGGCTTACAGCAATCCTTTTCGGCCCCATCTTTGAAAAAGTACTCGCCGGGGATGCACGTCTCGAGGGTATTGGTCTCGAACGGTTGCGTCAGGCCTGTGAGGCCGCCGCGCCGGTTCCTGTCCTTGCGCTTGGCGGAATCACCACAGAAACCATCGCTGACTGCATCGCAGCGGGGGCCGCTGGTGTCGCCGGCATTCGATTGTTCCAATACGGCTGA
- the sthA gene encoding Si-specific NAD(P)(+) transhydrogenase, whose amino-acid sequence MSSVYDLIVIGSGPAGQRAAIYGSKLGKKVALIEMREVVGGACINTGTIPSKTMREAVLHLSGYNYKSIYGMNYRVKERITMADLAFRVQHVIKTEIDVTEAQLSRNNIEMLVGTASFVDPTHVLVTNSKGSTTYEAKNILIATGTKPASSTKVPINGRSIINSDLVLDLPSLPKTLIVVGGGVIGVEYTCMFSALGVRVTLIERRPRLLEFADQEIVEALSYHLRDSRVTMRLNEEVESVEEMPDGTVVANLESKKKVQGDALLYAVGRQGNVDELNLSNVGVDSDSRGRIPVDKDFRTKQPTIFAVGDVIGFPSLASVSMEQGRVAAARAFGDESIISNPSFYPYGIWTIPEISFLGKTEEQLTEEDVPYEVGVAYYREIARGQIRGDTTGRLKLIFHRVTHALLGVHIIGEGASELVHIGQAVMALGGKLDYFVDTVFNYPTLAECYKVAAFNGLNRVSKFD is encoded by the coding sequence ATGAGCAGTGTTTACGATTTAATTGTGATTGGTTCCGGCCCGGCCGGGCAGCGAGCCGCCATCTATGGCTCCAAACTAGGCAAAAAAGTAGCGTTGATTGAGATGCGCGAGGTTGTAGGGGGTGCCTGTATCAACACAGGCACAATCCCGTCGAAGACCATGCGCGAGGCTGTGCTGCATCTTTCCGGCTATAACTACAAGTCCATTTATGGCATGAACTACCGTGTGAAGGAACGGATCACCATGGCGGATCTCGCCTTCCGTGTCCAGCACGTGATCAAGACTGAGATCGATGTGACCGAGGCGCAGCTTTCGCGCAACAACATCGAGATGCTGGTAGGTACCGCAAGCTTTGTCGACCCGACCCACGTGCTGGTGACTAACTCCAAGGGATCGACGACGTATGAGGCGAAGAACATCCTCATTGCGACAGGTACCAAGCCAGCGTCGTCGACCAAGGTGCCGATCAATGGCCGCAGCATCATCAATAGCGACCTGGTGCTCGACCTGCCAAGCCTGCCGAAGACCCTGATTGTGGTCGGTGGTGGTGTCATTGGCGTTGAGTACACCTGCATGTTCTCTGCACTTGGTGTTCGCGTAACGTTGATCGAGCGCCGACCCAGACTGCTTGAGTTTGCCGATCAGGAGATCGTCGAGGCGCTCAGCTACCATCTTCGCGATTCGCGCGTGACTATGCGCCTCAACGAAGAGGTGGAGTCGGTCGAAGAGATGCCGGACGGTACAGTGGTCGCGAATCTTGAGAGCAAGAAGAAGGTTCAGGGTGACGCACTGCTGTATGCCGTTGGGCGTCAGGGTAACGTGGATGAGTTGAACCTTAGCAACGTTGGGGTCGACTCCGATTCGCGCGGACGAATCCCAGTCGATAAGGACTTCCGCACAAAGCAGCCAACTATCTTTGCCGTCGGTGATGTGATCGGCTTTCCTTCGCTTGCTTCCGTGTCGATGGAGCAAGGCCGCGTGGCCGCGGCGCGAGCGTTTGGCGATGAGTCCATCATCTCGAATCCAAGCTTCTACCCCTACGGCATCTGGACCATCCCGGAGATCAGCTTCCTCGGCAAGACGGAGGAGCAGCTTACCGAAGAGGACGTTCCGTACGAGGTTGGGGTGGCGTACTACCGTGAGATTGCCCGTGGTCAAATCCGTGGCGATACTACTGGACGCCTCAAGCTGATCTTCCATCGTGTGACGCACGCATTGCTCGGTGTACACATCATTGGGGAGGGCGCGAGTGAGTTGGTACACATCGGTCAGGCCGTCATGGCACTAGGCGGAAAGCTGGATTATTTTGTGGATACGGTGTTTAACTATCCAACTCTTGCTGAATGTTATAAAGTTGCCGCTTTCAACGGGTTGAACCGCGTAAGCAAGTTCGACTAA
- a CDS encoding ROK family protein, translating to MAKIVGVTLTERMLAGLIVDHKLVGSLQQFPEDDDDQYALVEMPTDGLIRTICERVVLAAAGATDVTAVGVALPGLVKNGVVEDSPNLPQMKGTRIQELLTMQLKNQGLNVSVNVLNDADAVASGLAASIGKLDHTIRVWTMGVGIGYGRYPFTQSVGEGGHTVVTLDDKERFCGCGGRGHMEGIMGHRAMRLRFLDMEPEEVFEAANGGDPKCLEFKRLWHKALAAGTASSIHMDGPGKFFLTGFNVRFVDLPMLKDYVQQMVQMSPLQSYTLEIVTDDAETRVIGAAVAAERAAKR from the coding sequence ATGGCGAAGATCGTTGGCGTAACCCTAACTGAACGCATGTTGGCCGGCCTGATCGTCGACCACAAGCTGGTCGGTTCGCTACAGCAATTCCCGGAAGATGATGACGATCAGTATGCTCTGGTCGAAATGCCGACTGACGGCCTGATCCGGACCATCTGTGAGCGTGTAGTCCTTGCTGCTGCTGGAGCCACCGATGTGACTGCCGTGGGTGTTGCTCTGCCGGGCCTGGTTAAGAATGGTGTGGTTGAAGACTCCCCGAACCTTCCGCAGATGAAGGGAACTCGGATTCAAGAACTCCTTACGATGCAGTTGAAGAACCAAGGGCTGAACGTCTCAGTCAACGTTCTGAATGACGCTGACGCTGTTGCCTCAGGGCTGGCTGCCTCGATTGGCAAGCTGGATCACACTATCCGGGTTTGGACCATGGGTGTGGGTATCGGCTATGGGCGCTATCCTTTCACGCAGTCAGTTGGCGAAGGTGGCCACACGGTGGTTACGCTCGACGACAAGGAACGTTTCTGTGGTTGCGGCGGCCGGGGGCACATGGAAGGCATCATGGGCCATCGGGCAATGCGCTTGCGCTTCCTCGACATGGAGCCGGAAGAGGTCTTTGAAGCGGCAAACGGAGGCGATCCTAAGTGCCTGGAGTTCAAGCGCCTTTGGCACAAGGCTCTGGCGGCTGGTACCGCAAGCTCCATCCACATGGATGGTCCCGGAAAGTTCTTCCTCACAGGCTTTAACGTTCGCTTCGTCGATCTGCCCATGCTTAAGGATTATGTGCAGCAGATGGTCCAGATGAGCCCCCTGCAAAGTTACACGCTCGAGATCGTGACTGACGACGCAGAGACGCGGGTCATCGGCGCAGCCGTTGCAGCAGAGCGCGCCGCCAAACGCTAG
- a CDS encoding nucleotidyltransferase domain-containing protein translates to MASALEMRFLALCLPRMPGDSLDLTKDLPSMDWTAFLGLARLHGMMPLVASHLLASNPPLELAVPSQAISQLSAYQNIHVIRTLIQTAALLELQREFDRHDVRVIPWKGSSMAMLVYGSATLRESVDLDFLLLKQDIQTILQITRALGYRLLGTSDSESKDIYILSQQREFTFARKRDRLVLEFHLQVLPARFGLWQNSQLDVHRADTILTAADVNLRLQNPEDLLVSLCAHATKHHWDRLKWSCDIAQFIRVYSSQIAWKPFLNRLHNEKKDAVVLLGLALAGMIFAVKLPDEVSQNLQHESAIRLLAEELATHVMSGSSEVMELKHRKAILALLCPRVRDRFSYVIRPIIELNYQDLYIPVQNQAFFFLNYGFRVIRLLRKYGPHLLLSKITASLRPVR, encoded by the coding sequence ATGGCGTCTGCCCTTGAAATGCGTTTTCTGGCGCTCTGTCTCCCACGCATGCCGGGGGACAGCCTCGACCTGACCAAAGACCTTCCTTCAATGGACTGGACGGCTTTTCTGGGTTTAGCCCGACTGCATGGAATGATGCCTTTGGTTGCGTCACATTTACTGGCTTCAAACCCCCCGCTCGAACTCGCAGTTCCCAGCCAGGCGATATCGCAGCTAAGTGCCTACCAGAACATTCACGTCATTCGGACCCTCATCCAAACCGCTGCACTTTTAGAACTACAACGAGAGTTCGATCGGCATGATGTACGCGTGATTCCCTGGAAGGGCTCCTCGATGGCTATGCTGGTCTATGGATCGGCTACTCTGAGGGAGTCGGTTGACTTGGATTTCCTCTTGCTCAAACAGGATATTCAGACCATTCTGCAGATCACGCGGGCACTGGGATATCGTCTACTAGGCACGTCTGACTCCGAAAGCAAGGACATCTATATTCTGTCCCAGCAGCGCGAGTTCACCTTTGCGCGAAAGCGTGATCGGCTCGTTCTGGAGTTTCATCTTCAGGTTCTTCCGGCGCGGTTCGGCCTTTGGCAGAATTCGCAACTTGACGTGCATCGCGCCGATACTATTCTTACAGCGGCAGACGTAAATTTGCGCTTGCAGAATCCCGAAGATCTGCTCGTCAGCCTCTGTGCCCACGCAACAAAGCACCATTGGGATCGCCTCAAGTGGTCCTGCGATATCGCACAGTTTATCCGTGTTTACAGTTCACAGATCGCGTGGAAACCGTTTCTCAACCGCCTGCATAACGAAAAGAAAGATGCTGTTGTGCTGCTTGGCCTTGCGCTAGCTGGAATGATCTTTGCGGTGAAGCTTCCGGATGAGGTTTCGCAAAATTTACAGCATGAATCCGCCATCCGTCTTCTCGCTGAGGAACTTGCCACTCACGTCATGAGTGGATCAAGCGAAGTGATGGAGCTCAAGCACCGAAAGGCGATCTTGGCGCTGCTTTGTCCTCGCGTTCGCGATCGCTTCTCATACGTAATACGACCCATTATCGAACTGAACTATCAGGATCTTTACATTCCAGTTCAGAATCAAGCCTTCTTCTTCTTAAACTACGGCTTTCGGGTGATTCGTCTACTCAGAAAATATGGACCTCATCTCCTTCTCTCAAAGATCACAGCCTCTCTCCGGCCGGTGCGGTAG
- a CDS encoding lasso RiPP family leader peptide-containing protein, which produces MQQKIQGTTKSAYTKPTLVEYGSLAERTKMFGLLNPDELQPEAITPSATSVTF; this is translated from the coding sequence ATGCAGCAGAAAATTCAAGGAACCACGAAATCCGCATACACGAAGCCCACCTTGGTCGAGTATGGCTCGCTTGCAGAGCGTACGAAGATGTTCGGTCTTCTCAACCCAGACGAGCTTCAGCCAGAAGCAATCACCCCTTCCGCGACGAGCGTCACGTTCTAA
- the mutM gene encoding bifunctional DNA-formamidopyrimidine glycosylase/DNA-(apurinic or apyrimidinic site) lyase produces the protein MPELPEVETVANGVHERVHGQTISAVWTSNKPQTFKSPPTLIADVLTGARIARVHRVGKTIVMDLDSPTAGASAQFLIHLGMTGRLLVSTPDTPVPAHTHAVLTLSGSRELRFVDARRFGRLSVSAPLETYTGPGTEPLTILLEDFVALFRGRKTPIKAALLNQSLLHGVGNIYADESLFRAGIRPRRQAGQLTRLQLSHLRDALQSVLLHAIDLGGSSVSDYVDADGVRGFFQLEHRVYMRTGQPCLVCGTPIKRILVGGRGTHFCSSCQK, from the coding sequence ATGCCGGAACTTCCTGAGGTCGAGACTGTAGCGAATGGCGTTCACGAGCGTGTCCATGGTCAAACGATCTCTGCTGTCTGGACGAGCAACAAGCCACAGACCTTCAAGTCACCCCCCACTCTCATCGCCGATGTGCTCACGGGCGCTCGTATCGCGCGAGTGCACCGCGTAGGTAAGACGATTGTCATGGATCTTGATTCACCTACGGCAGGAGCTTCGGCGCAATTCCTGATCCACCTGGGAATGACCGGCCGTCTCCTGGTATCGACACCCGACACACCCGTTCCGGCTCACACCCACGCTGTACTAACGCTTAGCGGCAGCCGAGAGCTCCGCTTTGTGGATGCGCGACGCTTCGGGCGGCTCTCGGTCTCAGCGCCGCTAGAGACGTACACAGGACCAGGCACGGAACCCCTTACGATCTTGCTGGAGGATTTTGTTGCGCTCTTTCGAGGGCGCAAGACACCGATCAAGGCTGCGCTACTCAACCAGTCTCTTCTGCATGGCGTGGGAAACATCTACGCGGATGAGAGTCTGTTTCGTGCTGGCATTCGTCCACGACGACAGGCTGGACAACTGACCCGGCTTCAGCTTTCTCATCTGCGAGACGCTTTGCAGTCCGTACTCCTCCATGCAATCGACCTTGGAGGCTCGTCTGTCTCAGACTATGTAGACGCTGACGGGGTGAGAGGCTTCTTCCAGTTGGAGCATCGCGTGTATATGCGCACCGGTCAACCATGCCTCGTCTGCGGCACACCCATTAAGCGCATCCTGGTTGGTGGCAGGGGCACCCACTTCTGCTCCTCCTGCCAGAAATAG
- the aroF gene encoding 3-deoxy-7-phosphoheptulonate synthase, with protein sequence MIVAMQDQATEEHIQLVIERMVELGFNVHRTTGATQTILAGVGTPGHFDVSEFKVLGGVYDAYRISSPYKLAGRSFRPEGTTITFSNGVVVGGPQVIIMAGPCSVESREQILLSAKQVKAAGAQFLRGGAFKPRSSPYSFQGMGLEGLKLLREVGDETGLLVITEVMEISQIELMLPYIDCFQVGARNMQNFNLLRELGHVRTPVLMKRGISATIEEVLLSAEYILSGGNYDLILCERGIRTYETYTRNTMDISAIPVLKKLTHLPVMGDPSHGVGIRDLVPPMALASVAAGADGLLMEMHPNPDKAMSDGAQSLYPEQLEKLIAQLRLLAPVVGRNVA encoded by the coding sequence ATGATCGTAGCAATGCAGGACCAGGCGACCGAGGAGCATATCCAGCTCGTCATTGAGCGGATGGTGGAGCTCGGTTTCAACGTTCACCGCACCACAGGAGCCACGCAGACAATTTTGGCCGGGGTCGGTACCCCAGGGCACTTCGATGTCTCGGAGTTCAAGGTACTGGGCGGCGTCTATGATGCCTATCGCATTTCCTCTCCGTACAAGCTTGCCGGCCGAAGCTTTCGGCCTGAAGGGACGACGATTACGTTTTCCAACGGCGTCGTTGTTGGCGGACCGCAGGTGATCATCATGGCCGGCCCGTGCTCGGTCGAGTCTCGCGAGCAAATCCTGCTGAGTGCAAAGCAGGTGAAAGCCGCTGGAGCCCAGTTCCTGCGAGGTGGAGCCTTCAAGCCGCGCAGTTCCCCGTACAGCTTTCAGGGTATGGGCCTGGAAGGCTTGAAACTACTTCGCGAGGTAGGAGATGAGACAGGCCTGCTGGTCATCACCGAGGTCATGGAGATCTCCCAGATTGAACTGATGCTGCCTTATATCGACTGTTTCCAGGTCGGGGCGCGCAATATGCAAAACTTCAACCTGCTGCGTGAACTTGGTCATGTGCGGACGCCAGTGTTGATGAAGCGCGGCATCTCCGCGACCATCGAAGAGGTTTTATTGAGTGCGGAGTACATTCTCTCTGGTGGCAACTACGACCTGATCCTCTGCGAACGCGGCATTCGTACCTATGAGACGTACACGCGAAACACGATGGACATTTCGGCGATTCCGGTGCTGAAAAAGCTCACGCACCTGCCAGTCATGGGCGACCCTTCACATGGCGTCGGCATCCGCGATCTGGTGCCGCCGATGGCGCTTGCCAGTGTCGCTGCCGGTGCTGACGGATTGTTGATGGAAATGCATCCGAATCCAGATAAAGCAATGTCCGATGGAGCACAAAGCCTCTATCCTGAGCAGCTTGAGAAGTTGATTGCGCAGCTACGCCTACTTGCTCCCGTTGTTGGTCGGAACGTCGCATAG
- a CDS encoding PqqD family protein, which produces MPHDTSITIPKHVLSESLNDETVLLDMSSGLYFGLSPVASRYWQLLGEGVSAETTRSTILAEFDVTPEVLDSDLDSLLSELESKKLIERQTN; this is translated from the coding sequence ATGCCCCACGACACATCGATCACGATACCAAAACACGTCCTCTCTGAATCTTTGAATGATGAGACCGTCCTACTTGATATGAGCTCCGGTCTTTACTTCGGACTTTCCCCCGTAGCCAGCCGCTACTGGCAATTGCTCGGTGAAGGTGTCTCCGCTGAGACAACTCGATCGACGATCCTCGCCGAGTTTGATGTAACGCCTGAGGTCCTCGACAGCGACCTCGATAGTCTCCTTTCTGAACTTGAGTCGAAGAAGCTCATTGAGCGGCAGACGAACTGA
- a CDS encoding lasso peptide biosynthesis B2 protein, with protein MTQPTRALRVALALNRFMRLSESDRWLIIETTFYLICAKIATFTTPTRTLLALGDLDLSSGAPDTRVAALPVEIAPAIHALDKSSRRLTFANCLIRALALRMLLAHRDIATDLHIGARKDEQGQFAAHAWLTYNDIILVGGDDARDLYRELVGSSHALLR; from the coding sequence ATGACTCAACCTACTCGAGCCCTTCGAGTCGCCCTTGCTCTCAATCGCTTCATGCGACTCTCCGAGAGTGACCGCTGGCTCATCATTGAAACAACGTTTTACCTGATTTGCGCTAAAATTGCGACGTTTACTACACCTACCCGAACACTCCTTGCTCTTGGCGATCTGGATCTCTCATCCGGCGCACCCGACACTCGCGTTGCTGCTCTGCCTGTCGAGATAGCCCCTGCGATCCATGCACTCGATAAGAGCAGCCGTCGGCTGACCTTTGCAAACTGCCTCATTCGTGCCCTTGCCTTGCGTATGCTGCTCGCGCACCGCGATATCGCGACGGATCTCCATATCGGCGCTCGTAAGGATGAGCAAGGACAATTCGCTGCCCATGCATGGCTCACCTACAACGACATCATCCTGGTAGGTGGTGACGACGCCCGCGACCTCTATCGCGAGCTTGTCGGGTCCAGCCACGCTCTCCTGCGGTAG
- a CDS encoding chorismate mutase: MAKAGSYDSACEFIPQRGSLSVAGTARNGVDITDWRKKIDAMDEQIVQLISQRAEAAKAIGDLKRETSLPVYEPHREQDVFAHVKAINPGPLADGELLHVYERIIDVMRTLQRRDI, translated from the coding sequence GTGGCAAAGGCGGGCAGCTATGATAGTGCCTGCGAATTTATCCCGCAGCGCGGCTCTCTGAGCGTTGCCGGCACAGCGAGGAATGGCGTGGACATAACGGATTGGCGCAAGAAGATCGATGCGATGGACGAGCAGATTGTGCAACTCATCAGCCAGCGGGCTGAAGCAGCAAAGGCGATTGGCGACTTGAAGCGAGAGACCAGCCTTCCCGTCTACGAGCCTCACCGCGAGCAGGATGTCTTCGCTCACGTGAAGGCCATCAACCCCGGCCCACTTGCTGATGGTGAGTTGCTGCACGTCTATGAGCGGATTATCGATGTGATGCGAACCCTGCAGCGCCGCGATATTTAG
- a CDS encoding prephenate dehydrogenase: MIERILIVGTGLIGASIGLALKAAGFRGHISGWDSTRLERLMALDMGAVDEVASSREEALSVARHAHVLILAVPVMGILDWLMELAPALRAGQLVTDVGSTKLKIADLGQGLFGGAGARFLPGHPMAGKESGGAALADAALFQGAMWLFTPFAEEPTELEVEWREWVTRCGARTLDLDAGRHDELCAWVSHLPQMVSTALTALLEDRFGDTPEVMAVGGRALHEMTRLGASPYSMWRDVALSNTTSIAETLFALEQRLAHIRENLKTPELRDEFALANSFRARRRTESK; encoded by the coding sequence ATGATCGAGCGCATCCTCATCGTCGGGACGGGGCTGATCGGCGCATCGATCGGACTTGCACTGAAAGCTGCCGGGTTTCGAGGTCACATCTCTGGCTGGGACTCAACCCGTCTCGAACGTCTCATGGCTCTCGATATGGGAGCTGTAGATGAGGTTGCCTCAAGCCGCGAAGAGGCTCTAAGCGTGGCTCGCCACGCCCATGTGCTTATTTTGGCTGTGCCGGTGATGGGCATTCTCGACTGGCTGATGGAACTCGCGCCCGCGCTTCGCGCCGGCCAACTTGTGACCGATGTCGGTAGCACCAAGTTGAAGATTGCTGACCTTGGCCAAGGCTTGTTCGGTGGCGCGGGTGCTCGTTTTTTGCCGGGGCACCCGATGGCCGGCAAGGAATCGGGCGGTGCGGCGCTGGCTGATGCAGCGTTGTTCCAAGGGGCAATGTGGCTATTTACCCCGTTTGCGGAAGAGCCGACCGAACTGGAGGTTGAGTGGCGCGAGTGGGTGACCAGGTGTGGCGCCCGCACTCTTGATCTCGACGCCGGGCGACATGATGAGCTTTGCGCCTGGGTGAGCCACCTTCCACAGATGGTCTCGACGGCGCTGACGGCTTTGCTGGAAGATCGTTTTGGGGATACTCCTGAGGTGATGGCGGTTGGCGGACGCGCACTGCACGAGATGACCCGGCTCGGCGCCAGTCCCTACAGCATGTGGCGCGACGTTGCTCTTTCGAATACAACTTCCATCGCCGAAACGCTGTTTGCTTTGGAACAGCGGCTTGCGCATATTCGAGAAAACCTTAAAACACCGGAATTGCGAGACGAATTCGCTTTGGCCAATAGCTTTCGCGCAAGACGGCGCACTGAGAGCAAGTGA
- the trpA gene encoding tryptophan synthase subunit alpha, which translates to MAIVFKRKPGIVAYLTAGDPDLATTRDIALAAIDNGADVIELGVPFSDPLADGPVIQRASERAVAKGTTLTQVLALARELRSARPAAGLVLFSYLNPVVRMGMKAFCAKAAEAGVDGVLLTDMIVEEAGEYLAEMKAHTLAPVFLAAPTSPDARLKAIGEVSQGFVYAISRVGITGTQQSLASDAAALVERLRRYTTLPIAVGFGISNAEHVRAVGEFADAAVIGSALVALIEETKRADAAAAVGSFVAGLHANLPAIEANQTDVLTSRGA; encoded by the coding sequence GTGGCCATCGTTTTCAAACGGAAGCCGGGAATTGTGGCATACCTGACGGCGGGCGACCCCGACTTAGCCACGACGCGCGATATTGCGCTGGCTGCTATCGATAACGGCGCGGACGTGATTGAGCTTGGTGTGCCGTTTAGTGATCCACTGGCGGATGGACCGGTAATTCAGCGGGCGAGCGAGCGGGCTGTGGCGAAAGGCACCACGTTGACGCAGGTGCTCGCGCTGGCAAGGGAGTTGCGAAGTGCGCGGCCGGCGGCGGGTTTGGTGTTGTTCTCGTATCTCAATCCGGTAGTACGGATGGGCATGAAGGCTTTCTGCGCGAAGGCTGCCGAGGCGGGCGTGGACGGCGTGCTGCTGACGGACATGATTGTCGAGGAAGCCGGAGAGTATCTGGCGGAGATGAAGGCGCATACGCTTGCGCCGGTTTTCCTAGCGGCGCCGACGAGCCCGGACGCGCGACTCAAAGCCATCGGCGAAGTTTCGCAGGGCTTTGTGTATGCCATCTCTCGCGTGGGAATCACCGGCACGCAGCAGTCCTTGGCCTCGGATGCTGCAGCTCTGGTCGAGCGACTTCGCCGGTATACGACACTCCCGATAGCGGTAGGCTTCGGCATCTCGAATGCAGAGCACGTCCGGGCTGTTGGGGAGTTTGCGGACGCTGCAGTGATCGGCAGCGCGCTGGTAGCTTTGATCGAGGAGACGAAACGTGCAGATGCGGCGGCTGCGGTCGGAAGCTTTGTCGCCGGGCTGCATGCGAACTTACCAGCAATTGAGGCCAACCAGACGGATGTTCTTACAAGCCGCGGAGCGTAG
- a CDS encoding radical SAM protein: MIRYSTVGLLYTRTCPLACRHCIIESSPKATEKMTQALASEYIKVVPKYSDQLCFTGGEPLLYYNEILPLIRQAKELGLGVSLVTGAGWVTLAKPHIARERIRLIKEAGLDALVVSWDSYHEEFSPPENALLVVESAKEVGLSVQVRGVMSATGPLPRIEQKLVSIDVKYQKQNILRLGSAATLPEDHFIFGGIPKTGGCGTIFQPVVEPDGKVYACCGPSRSSRSETSPLILGDTAHESLDSIFERATNDPILEAIATIGPHALFNLIKDDPELVGVLPIRERYTGICELCLDMNDVPAVVNKLRARVSESQVSRLITALRLYHQSSPELRAEVQCPM, translated from the coding sequence GTGATTCGATACAGCACCGTTGGCCTCCTGTATACCCGTACCTGCCCTCTTGCTTGCCGTCATTGCATCATTGAGTCGTCGCCAAAAGCGACTGAGAAAATGACTCAAGCCTTGGCCAGCGAATATATCAAGGTCGTTCCGAAGTACTCGGATCAACTCTGCTTTACTGGTGGAGAGCCGCTGCTCTACTACAACGAGATTCTGCCTCTGATCCGGCAGGCGAAGGAACTCGGGCTTGGGGTGTCGCTTGTGACGGGTGCAGGCTGGGTAACCCTGGCGAAGCCTCACATCGCACGCGAGCGAATCCGATTGATCAAAGAGGCTGGGCTTGACGCGCTCGTAGTGAGTTGGGACTCGTATCATGAGGAGTTTTCCCCACCCGAAAATGCACTACTAGTCGTCGAGAGTGCAAAAGAGGTCGGCCTCTCGGTTCAGGTACGTGGCGTGATGTCGGCGACCGGACCCCTCCCCCGTATCGAGCAGAAACTTGTCAGCATCGACGTCAAGTACCAGAAGCAGAATATTCTTCGTCTCGGCTCAGCGGCCACACTGCCAGAGGATCACTTCATCTTTGGTGGCATACCGAAGACGGGCGGCTGCGGAACCATCTTCCAGCCAGTGGTCGAGCCGGATGGCAAAGTATATGCCTGCTGCGGTCCTTCGCGCAGCAGCAGGAGCGAGACCTCTCCGCTCATACTTGGTGATACTGCTCATGAGAGCCTTGACAGCATCTTCGAACGCGCCACGAACGATCCAATTCTTGAGGCGATTGCAACGATCGGGCCCCATGCACTCTTCAACCTCATCAAGGATGATCCTGAGCTTGTGGGCGTCCTCCCTATCCGCGAGCGCTACACCGGTATCTGTGAACTCTGCCTGGATATGAACGATGTGCCCGCCGTAGTCAACAAATTGCGGGCGCGTGTCAGTGAATCACAGGTAAGCAGGCTTATTACAGCTCTCCGCCTTTATCATCAATCGAGCCCCGAATTACGAGCTGAGGTTCAGTGTCCCATGTAA